In Janibacter sp. CX7, a single genomic region encodes these proteins:
- the mtrA gene encoding MtrAB system response regulator MtrA yields MKGRVLVVDDDQALAEMLGIVLRKEGLDVAHVADGARAIDAFHETRPDLVLLDVMLPGMDGIEICRRLRQESGVPIVMLTARTDTVDVVVGLESGADDYIVKPFKPQELIARLRARLRRGDEPEPERLTIGDLTIDVAGHSVKRGEQALGLTPLEFDLLVALARKPWQVFSREVLLEQVWGYRHAGDTRLVNVHVQRLRSKIEHDPENPQIVVTVRGVGYKAGPS; encoded by the coding sequence GTGAAGGGACGTGTCCTCGTCGTCGACGACGACCAGGCGCTGGCGGAGATGCTCGGGATCGTCCTGCGCAAGGAGGGTCTCGACGTGGCGCACGTCGCCGACGGCGCCCGGGCCATCGACGCCTTCCACGAGACGCGACCCGACCTCGTCCTGCTCGACGTCATGCTCCCCGGGATGGACGGCATCGAGATCTGCCGCCGCCTGCGCCAGGAGTCGGGCGTGCCGATCGTCATGCTCACCGCCCGCACCGACACCGTCGACGTCGTCGTCGGCCTCGAGTCGGGTGCCGACGACTACATCGTCAAGCCCTTCAAGCCGCAGGAGCTCATCGCCCGCCTGCGTGCGCGGCTGCGCCGGGGCGACGAGCCGGAGCCGGAGCGCCTGACGATCGGCGACCTGACGATCGACGTCGCAGGCCACTCCGTCAAGCGGGGCGAGCAGGCCCTCGGCCTGACCCCGCTCGAGTTCGACCTGCTCGTCGCCCTCGCCCGCAAGCCGTGGCAGGTCTTCAGCCGTGAGGTCCTCCTCGAGCAGGTGTGGGGCTACCGGCACGCCGGCGACACCCGGCTGGTCAACGTCCACGTCCAGCGCCTCCGCTCGAAGATCGAGCACGACCCCGAGAACCCCCAGATCGTCGTCACCGTCCGCGGCGTCGGCTACAAGGCAGGGCCGTCCTGA
- a CDS encoding GerMN domain-containing protein, with translation MSSRGWEPDGASRRGGTSRGGTSRDVTRRGFLGIAAAGALAGCGLGSDPTIRPGLAVDGEPPAPLNRIPNRPEDGATPQEIILGFLHAGATSGERLDITRSYLTDDMARGWIPDSSTVIYDDAEPRVRAVKGTPRLYRLKVHVAAVIDSEGRYSVAPPNLWQTFEFRVTREDGQWRIDTLDEGFGRLLQEQEVGYIFRDFPVHYPAIGWNTLVVDQRWFPQDQLATRLVRAQLGRVPEYLEDAVSTDNGARLVVDAVPVREGAARVDLDSESVADDQTTRKQLAAQLVATLMSLPQVTEVVITLSGNPLELGIDGALTSPEQLGFVDRSQGEPEILARAGTKVVRVGDRLSSVSAQHMEAAATQFAPVPSDAPSMGLRADGKELAVVDRLGRELARYRDDGTHVDVAPFAADLTRPCYDYFGVLWVGGSGLGREAGRRLWGINATADTDDATATAPKHVPTPWLGRRYVRSAVVSPEGSRIAVISEESPGTGSILEVAGVVRQANGLPLKTSPRTFRIGASLVEMVDAVWVGESTLAVIGRRDKQSVLQPHLVHVGGAVEEMAERPGAVRVTTTGDERDVVLITKSERVFQRSGGRWQELSALTGVATGGR, from the coding sequence GTGAGCTCGCGCGGGTGGGAGCCGGACGGTGCGAGCCGTCGCGGCGGCACGTCACGAGGCGGCACGTCACGCGACGTCACCCGGCGCGGCTTCCTCGGCATCGCGGCGGCCGGCGCGCTCGCCGGCTGCGGGCTCGGCTCCGACCCGACGATCCGACCGGGCCTCGCCGTCGACGGTGAGCCGCCCGCGCCGCTCAACCGCATCCCCAACCGCCCCGAGGACGGCGCCACGCCGCAGGAGATCATCCTCGGCTTCCTCCACGCCGGGGCGACGAGCGGCGAGCGGCTCGACATCACCCGCTCCTACCTGACCGACGACATGGCGCGCGGGTGGATCCCCGACAGCAGCACGGTCATCTACGACGACGCCGAGCCCCGCGTGCGCGCGGTCAAGGGGACGCCGCGGCTCTACCGGCTCAAGGTGCACGTCGCGGCGGTCATCGACAGCGAGGGGCGCTACTCGGTCGCGCCGCCCAACCTCTGGCAGACCTTCGAGTTCCGCGTCACCCGGGAGGACGGGCAGTGGCGCATCGACACGCTCGACGAGGGCTTCGGCCGGCTGCTGCAGGAGCAGGAGGTCGGCTACATCTTCCGCGACTTCCCCGTCCACTACCCGGCGATCGGGTGGAACACCCTCGTCGTCGACCAGCGCTGGTTCCCGCAGGACCAGCTCGCCACGCGTCTCGTGCGCGCCCAGCTCGGCCGCGTGCCCGAGTACCTCGAGGACGCGGTCTCGACGGACAACGGCGCGCGCCTCGTCGTCGACGCGGTCCCGGTGCGCGAGGGCGCCGCGCGGGTGGACCTCGACTCGGAGTCGGTCGCCGACGACCAGACGACCCGCAAGCAGCTGGCCGCCCAGCTCGTCGCCACGCTCATGTCGCTGCCGCAGGTGACCGAGGTGGTCATCACCCTCTCGGGCAACCCCCTCGAGCTCGGCATCGACGGGGCGCTCACGTCGCCCGAGCAGCTCGGCTTCGTCGACCGTAGCCAGGGCGAACCGGAGATCCTCGCCCGCGCCGGGACCAAGGTCGTGCGGGTCGGCGACCGGCTCTCGTCGGTGTCGGCGCAGCACATGGAGGCGGCCGCCACGCAGTTCGCGCCCGTGCCCTCGGACGCCCCGAGCATGGGGCTGCGGGCCGACGGCAAGGAGCTCGCGGTGGTCGACCGGCTCGGGCGCGAGCTCGCCCGCTACCGCGACGACGGCACGCACGTCGACGTCGCGCCCTTCGCCGCCGACCTGACCCGTCCCTGCTACGACTACTTCGGTGTCCTGTGGGTCGGCGGCTCCGGCCTCGGCCGCGAGGCCGGCCGTCGCCTGTGGGGGATCAACGCCACGGCCGACACGGACGACGCCACGGCAACGGCGCCCAAGCACGTGCCGACCCCGTGGCTCGGGCGTCGCTACGTGCGGTCCGCGGTCGTCTCCCCGGAGGGCAGTCGGATCGCGGTGATCTCCGAGGAGAGCCCGGGCACGGGCAGCATCCTCGAGGTCGCCGGCGTCGTCCGCCAGGCCAACGGCCTGCCGCTGAAGACCTCGCCCCGGACCTTCCGCATCGGTGCCTCGCTCGTCGAGATGGTCGACGCCGTCTGGGTCGGCGAGAGCACCTTGGCCGTCATCGGTCGACGTGACAAGCAGTCGGTGCTCCAGCCTCACCTCGTGCACGTCGGCGGCGCGGTCGAGGAGATGGCGGAGCGCCCCGGAGCCGTCCGCGTCACGACGACCGGCGACGAGCGCGACGTCGTGCTCATCACGAAGAGCGAGCGCGTCTTCCAGCGCTCCGGCGGACGGTGGCAGGAGCTGTCGGCGCTCACCGGGGTGGCCACCGGCGGGCGGTGA
- the secA gene encoding preprotein translocase subunit SecA — protein sequence MKIVERILRAGEGRTVKRLEGIAAQVNAIEEDFEKLTDAELRAETDVFRKRLKDGETLDDILPEAFAAVREASRRTIGKRHFDVQIMGGAALHMGNVAEMKTGEGKTLVATLPSYLNAIEGKGVHVVTVNDYLAEYQAELMGRVHRALGLETGVILSSMNPEQRRAEYLKDITYGTNNEFGFDYLRDNMAWNTEELVQRGHNFAIVDEVDSILIDEARTPLIISGPADQPTKWYVEFAKMVRKLERGHGADLMKGIQAEGDYEVDEKKRTVGILEPGIEKIEDLLGIDNLYESVNTPLIGYLNNAIKAKELFTRDKDYVVMNGEVLIVDEHTGRMLAGRRYNEGMHQAIEAKEGVEIKNENQTLATITLQNYFRMYDTLSGMTGTAQTEAGELNSIYGLGVVPIRTNRPMIRKDQADLVYRTEKAKFNAVVDDIAERHETGQPVLVGTTSVEKSEYLSQELKKRKIKHAVLNAKHHESEAAIVADAGRKGAVTVATNMAGRGTDIMLGGNPEFRAVAELRKRGLDPEETPEEYEAAWEDALAAAEEAVKAEHEEVTELGGLYVLGTERHESRRIDNQLRGRSGRQGDPGESRFYLSLEDSLMRLFNAGFVDRVMQTAKIDDETPIAGKMLTRSIEGAQSQLEGQNYETRKNVLKYDDVLNRQRTVVYDERRRVLKGEDLEEQIRHFMTDVVGGYVDAETAGGFSEDWDLERLFTALKAVYPTTITPEALIDGAGSRAGLTAAGLREEVVTDIHEAYDRRVAELGEPVARELERRVVLSVLDRKWREHLYEMDYLKEGIGLRAMAQRDPLVEYQREGFQLFEAMNDAIKEESVGYLFNSEVQVPEVPQSATQPRSAAEMFGEPSEGARPQVTAKGLQDGSRQRNLHYSAPSEDGGVDEHDEGSPTGGTRAERRAAAKKSKKAAKKGR from the coding sequence GTGAAGATCGTCGAGCGCATCCTCCGCGCCGGAGAGGGCCGCACCGTCAAGCGGCTCGAAGGCATCGCCGCCCAGGTCAACGCCATCGAGGAGGACTTCGAGAAGCTCACCGACGCCGAGCTGCGGGCCGAGACCGATGTCTTCCGCAAGCGCCTCAAGGACGGCGAGACCCTCGACGACATCCTCCCCGAGGCCTTCGCCGCGGTCCGTGAGGCGAGCCGTCGCACCATCGGCAAGCGCCACTTCGACGTGCAGATCATGGGTGGCGCCGCGCTGCACATGGGCAATGTCGCCGAGATGAAGACCGGTGAGGGCAAGACCCTCGTCGCGACCCTCCCTTCGTACCTCAACGCCATCGAGGGCAAGGGCGTGCACGTCGTCACGGTCAACGACTACCTCGCCGAGTACCAGGCCGAGCTCATGGGCCGCGTGCACCGCGCGCTCGGTCTGGAGACGGGCGTCATCCTCTCGTCGATGAACCCCGAGCAGCGTCGTGCCGAGTACCTCAAGGACATCACCTACGGCACCAACAACGAGTTCGGCTTCGACTACCTGCGCGACAACATGGCGTGGAACACCGAGGAGCTCGTCCAGCGCGGCCACAACTTCGCGATCGTCGACGAGGTCGACTCGATCCTCATCGACGAGGCCCGCACGCCGCTGATCATCTCCGGCCCGGCCGACCAGCCGACGAAGTGGTACGTCGAGTTCGCCAAGATGGTGCGCAAGCTCGAGCGCGGCCACGGCGCCGACCTGATGAAGGGCATCCAGGCCGAGGGCGACTACGAGGTCGACGAGAAGAAGCGCACCGTCGGCATCCTCGAGCCGGGCATCGAGAAGATCGAGGACCTGCTCGGCATCGACAACCTCTACGAGAGCGTCAACACCCCGCTCATCGGCTACCTCAACAACGCGATCAAGGCCAAGGAGCTCTTCACCCGCGACAAGGACTACGTCGTCATGAACGGCGAGGTCCTCATCGTCGACGAGCACACCGGCCGCATGCTGGCCGGCCGTCGCTACAACGAGGGCATGCACCAGGCGATCGAGGCGAAGGAGGGTGTGGAGATCAAGAACGAGAACCAGACCCTCGCGACGATCACCCTGCAGAACTACTTCCGCATGTACGACACCCTCTCGGGCATGACGGGTACGGCCCAGACCGAGGCGGGCGAGCTCAACTCCATCTACGGCCTCGGCGTCGTGCCGATCCGCACCAACCGCCCGATGATCCGCAAGGACCAGGCCGACCTCGTCTACCGCACCGAGAAGGCGAAGTTCAACGCCGTCGTCGACGACATCGCCGAGCGTCACGAGACCGGCCAGCCGGTCCTCGTCGGCACGACGAGCGTCGAGAAGAGCGAGTACCTCTCGCAGGAGCTGAAGAAGCGCAAGATCAAGCACGCGGTGCTCAACGCCAAGCACCACGAGAGCGAGGCCGCGATCGTCGCCGACGCGGGTCGCAAGGGCGCGGTCACCGTCGCGACCAACATGGCCGGTCGAGGCACCGACATCATGCTCGGTGGCAACCCCGAGTTCCGCGCGGTCGCCGAGCTGCGCAAGCGAGGCCTGGACCCCGAGGAGACCCCGGAGGAGTACGAGGCCGCGTGGGAAGACGCGCTCGCCGCCGCCGAGGAGGCGGTCAAGGCCGAGCACGAGGAGGTCACCGAGCTCGGTGGTCTCTACGTCCTGGGCACCGAGCGCCACGAGTCGCGCCGCATCGACAACCAGCTGCGTGGTCGCTCCGGCCGTCAGGGTGACCCGGGGGAGTCGCGCTTCTACCTCTCCCTCGAGGACAGCCTGATGCGCCTCTTCAACGCCGGCTTCGTCGACCGTGTCATGCAGACGGCGAAGATCGACGACGAGACGCCCATCGCCGGCAAGATGCTCACGCGGTCGATCGAGGGCGCGCAGAGCCAGCTCGAGGGTCAGAACTACGAGACCCGCAAGAACGTGCTCAAGTACGACGACGTGCTCAACCGTCAGCGCACGGTCGTCTACGACGAGCGTCGCCGGGTGCTCAAGGGTGAGGACCTCGAGGAGCAGATCCGCCACTTCATGACCGATGTCGTCGGCGGCTACGTCGACGCCGAGACGGCGGGCGGCTTCTCCGAGGACTGGGACCTCGAGCGTCTCTTCACCGCGCTCAAGGCGGTCTACCCGACGACGATCACGCCCGAGGCGCTCATCGACGGCGCCGGGTCGCGTGCCGGCCTGACCGCTGCCGGCCTGCGCGAGGAGGTCGTCACCGACATCCACGAGGCCTACGACCGTCGCGTGGCCGAGCTCGGCGAGCCGGTCGCCCGCGAGCTCGAGCGCCGCGTCGTGCTGTCGGTCCTCGACCGCAAGTGGCGCGAGCACCTCTACGAGATGGACTACCTCAAGGAGGGCATCGGTCTGCGCGCGATGGCCCAGCGCGACCCGCTCGTCGAGTACCAGCGCGAGGGCTTCCAGCTCTTCGAGGCGATGAACGACGCCATCAAGGAGGAGTCGGTCGGCTACCTCTTCAACAGCGAGGTCCAGGTGCCGGAGGTGCCGCAGTCGGCGACCCAGCCGCGCAGCGCCGCCGAGATGTTCGGCGAGCCGAGCGAGGGCGCCCGCCCGCAGGTGACGGCCAAGGGACTCCAAGACGGCTCCCGCCAGCGCAACCTGCACTACTCCGCACCGTCGGAGGACGGCGGGGTCGACGAGCACGACGAAGGGAGCCCCACTGGGGGCACCCGCGCCGAGCGTCGCGCCGCGGCCAAGAAGTCGAAGAAGGCGGCCAAGAAGGGTCGCTGA
- a CDS encoding winged helix-turn-helix domain-containing protein, with translation MRTLTPAAARRIALAAQGFGRARPERAPTMRDLQRVVDTVGLVQIDSVNVVTRSHYLPFFSRLGPYDPALLDRMRDRAPRRLVEYWAHEASLLPPSTWPLMEHPRMRRALDDSWGGIQRVAREHPELVAAVREEVEAGRPRTAREIEAALGHERSGDKEHWGWNWSLVKHALEHLFWAGAISSAGRTQQFERRYAALARVVPPREATPWLDPSARPSEEAAYTELVRISARATGVATEADLADYFRLKRVHVRPAIERLVAAGELEAVEVRGWGQPAWLHAGARRPRAVDARALLSPFDSLVWCRPRVERIFDFHYRIEIYTPAEQRVHGYYVLPFLLGDALVGRVDLKADRAAGALLARQVTWEPGRGGADDRRELGEELGRMATWLGLTQVVGA, from the coding sequence ATGCGCACACTGACGCCGGCTGCGGCCCGACGGATCGCGCTCGCTGCGCAGGGCTTCGGCCGGGCGCGTCCCGAGAGGGCCCCGACGATGCGCGACCTGCAGCGGGTCGTCGACACGGTCGGACTCGTGCAGATCGACAGCGTCAACGTGGTGACCCGCAGCCATTACCTGCCCTTCTTCTCCCGGCTCGGGCCCTACGACCCCGCACTGCTGGACCGGATGCGCGACCGAGCGCCGCGCCGGCTCGTCGAGTACTGGGCCCACGAGGCGAGCCTGCTGCCGCCGAGCACCTGGCCCCTCATGGAGCACCCACGCATGCGCCGGGCGCTCGACGACTCCTGGGGTGGCATCCAGCGCGTGGCGCGCGAGCACCCCGAGCTCGTCGCGGCGGTGCGCGAGGAGGTCGAGGCCGGACGCCCGCGCACCGCCCGCGAGATCGAGGCCGCCCTCGGGCACGAGCGCAGCGGCGACAAGGAGCACTGGGGGTGGAACTGGTCGCTCGTCAAGCACGCCCTCGAGCACCTCTTCTGGGCCGGTGCGATCAGCTCGGCGGGCCGGACCCAGCAGTTCGAGCGTCGTTATGCCGCCCTGGCGCGCGTCGTCCCTCCCCGCGAGGCCACCCCGTGGCTCGACCCGAGCGCCCGACCGTCCGAGGAGGCGGCCTACACCGAGCTGGTGCGCATCTCCGCCCGTGCGACGGGTGTGGCGACCGAGGCCGACCTCGCCGACTACTTCAGGCTCAAGCGAGTCCACGTGCGCCCCGCGATCGAGCGTCTCGTCGCCGCCGGCGAGCTCGAGGCGGTCGAGGTGCGCGGGTGGGGGCAGCCAGCGTGGCTGCACGCCGGCGCGCGACGTCCCCGAGCCGTCGACGCGCGGGCTCTGTTGTCCCCCTTCGACAGCCTCGTCTGGTGCCGACCGCGCGTGGAGCGGATCTTCGACTTCCACTACCGCATCGAGATCTACACGCCCGCGGAGCAGCGGGTCCACGGCTACTACGTGCTGCCCTTCCTCCTCGGCGACGCCCTCGTCGGGCGGGTCGACCTCAAGGCCGACCGCGCCGCCGGCGCCCTGCTCGCCCGGCAGGTCACCTGGGAGCCGGGGCGCGGGGGAGCCGACGACCGACGCGAGCTGGGCGAGGAGCTCGGCCGGATGGCGACCTGGCTGGGGCTGACGCAGGTCGTCGGCGCCTGA
- a CDS encoding GNAT family N-acetyltransferase, producing MNEHPADEVPHGVFPGIVPVLEDSTARLRAMTAADLPFVVEMCGDAESARWTTVPQPYGLADARSFLEEHAAGWARARGRRYWAIEPVDDAAGPPCAGVLDLRPGERAELPWEVGFALHPAARGRGIMSAALRLGARWAFEHGAPSLYWYAARGNLASWRVAHSCGFTHHGTLPQRVPVRHGTADAWCASLLPDDALSPRQPWVVPPVVEADGLRLRPLRDDDTAIAEPHDHPPHHLPARAVPTPETFDDWLLRRRESMSIGRGSNWCIADADSDEPLGEVLVFVRDGGLAVGGTAELGYSVRPSARGRGVAGRAARLAADLALRPVDDGGFGLRRLVAETAADNTASNRALAGAGFTEWGREAAADAPDGSVGPAVHWERLA from the coding sequence GTGAACGAGCACCCCGCCGACGAGGTTCCGCACGGCGTCTTCCCCGGCATCGTGCCGGTGCTCGAGGACTCCACCGCGCGGCTGCGCGCGATGACCGCAGCGGACCTCCCCTTCGTCGTGGAGATGTGCGGTGATGCCGAGAGCGCCCGCTGGACCACGGTCCCGCAGCCCTACGGGCTCGCGGACGCGCGCTCCTTCCTCGAGGAGCACGCCGCGGGCTGGGCGAGAGCCCGTGGTCGGCGCTACTGGGCCATCGAGCCGGTCGACGACGCTGCCGGCCCGCCCTGCGCCGGGGTCCTCGACCTGCGGCCCGGCGAACGGGCGGAGCTGCCGTGGGAGGTCGGTTTCGCCCTGCACCCCGCGGCCCGTGGGCGGGGCATCATGTCGGCCGCGCTGCGGCTGGGCGCCCGGTGGGCCTTCGAGCACGGCGCGCCGAGCCTCTACTGGTACGCCGCCCGCGGCAATCTCGCCTCGTGGCGGGTCGCCCACTCGTGCGGGTTCACCCACCACGGCACCCTCCCCCAGCGGGTGCCGGTACGCCACGGCACGGCCGACGCGTGGTGCGCCTCGCTGCTGCCCGACGACGCGTTGAGCCCCCGGCAGCCGTGGGTCGTGCCGCCCGTCGTCGAGGCCGACGGCCTGCGGCTGCGCCCGCTGCGCGACGACGACACGGCGATCGCCGAGCCGCACGACCACCCGCCGCACCACCTGCCGGCGCGCGCCGTGCCGACCCCCGAGACCTTCGACGACTGGCTGCTGCGCCGCCGAGAGTCGATGTCGATCGGCCGCGGCAGCAACTGGTGCATCGCCGACGCCGACTCCGACGAGCCGCTCGGCGAGGTCCTCGTCTTCGTCCGCGACGGCGGCCTCGCCGTGGGCGGGACGGCCGAGCTCGGCTACTCCGTGCGGCCGAGCGCCCGTGGGCGCGGTGTCGCGGGCCGGGCCGCCCGGCTGGCGGCGGACCTGGCCCTGCGGCCGGTCGACGACGGCGGCTTCGGGCTGCGACGGCTGGTCGCCGAGACGGCGGCCGACAACACCGCGAGCAACCGGGCCCTCGCCGGCGCCGGCTTCACCGAGTGGGGCCGTGAGGCCGCTGCGGACGCCCCCGACGGATCGGTCGGGCCGGCGGTCCACTGGGAGCGGCTGGCCTGA
- a CDS encoding ComF family protein: MTGGLAGALGAARGLVLSRTCAGCGAPDVGLCSPCRAELADLALGVRGPVAPSPVPPGWPGCHATVRYEGVATRLATAFKDEERRDLAGPLGRLLADAVARALLASGHARERPVLLVPVPSSAAAVRRRGDRPMLLLARHAARHVGPAVEVAPVLSMVRRTADQAGLDRLGRLANLRGAMVVPRSGRVVGRHCLIVDDVLTSGATLSEGQRALFSAGAATVTMAAAMVTPRRSPDVHLSFRPPAD; encoded by the coding sequence ATGACAGGTGGTCTGGCCGGAGCACTCGGGGCGGCACGCGGTCTCGTCCTCTCCCGCACCTGCGCCGGGTGCGGTGCGCCGGACGTCGGCCTGTGCTCGCCCTGCCGGGCCGAGCTCGCCGACCTGGCGCTGGGCGTGCGCGGTCCGGTGGCCCCCTCGCCGGTGCCTCCCGGCTGGCCCGGCTGTCACGCCACCGTGCGCTACGAGGGGGTCGCGACGCGGCTGGCGACGGCCTTCAAGGACGAGGAGCGTCGCGACCTCGCCGGTCCGCTGGGCCGGCTGCTCGCCGACGCGGTCGCCCGCGCTCTGCTCGCCTCCGGCCACGCCCGGGAGCGTCCGGTGCTGCTCGTGCCGGTCCCGTCGTCCGCGGCGGCGGTCCGGCGCCGGGGAGACCGGCCCATGTTGCTGCTGGCCCGCCACGCCGCGCGTCATGTCGGCCCGGCCGTCGAGGTGGCCCCGGTGCTCTCGATGGTGCGACGGACCGCCGACCAGGCCGGTCTGGACCGTCTCGGCCGCCTGGCCAATCTGCGCGGGGCGATGGTCGTGCCCCGCTCGGGCCGGGTCGTCGGACGGCACTGCCTGATCGTCGACGACGTGCTCACCTCCGGCGCGACCCTGTCCGAGGGGCAGCGCGCGCTGTTCTCGGCGGGGGCCGCGACGGTGACGATGGCGGCCGCGATGGTCACCCCGCGCAGGTCGCCGGATGTTCACCTATCTTTCCGTCCGCCCGCGGACTAA
- the mtrB gene encoding MtrAB system histidine kinase MtrB: MTSALETEDAGAQESVSDGATGEDDRPREWWLVRWVRALVDLWRRSLRFRVVTSTLILGLVVVSIISLTMYRSIADGLVDDRIDRAQAESRDLTNDAQSRFNSYAGTPAAPELSVFANTVVNTTLKAPAGDDSRYVVFTRSLDNTTDLRIPSEESDDVSLEAIPSSLRQSVSADPSRQSTMTIDLERAPQDGVGSELPGAQPRSDVVPAVVVGSQVEVPSAGPYDIYLIYPMDQEQSTLATISRSFILGALFLIALVSAIAYIVTSMIVTPVRRAAAAAERLSSGHLNERMSARGHDDLALLGQSFNDMADNLQTQIRQLEGLSRVQQRFVSDVSHELRTPLTTIRMAADLLHSSRDEMDPVAGRSAELLHDELDRFEELLADLLEISRYDAGAAVLEQDPVDLFAIVDRVVDSTASIADARGSEVTVHQSPGQTAVAEVDARRIERVLRNLVVNAIEHGEGRPVDIWVDADDEAAAVLVEDHGVGLKAGEASLVFNRFWRADPARTRTTGGSGLGLAIALEDARLHHGWLQAWGETGEGSRFRLTVPRSAGGPLSSSPLPLTPREGDLPGSSR; this comes from the coding sequence ATGACCTCGGCCCTCGAGACCGAGGACGCCGGGGCCCAGGAGTCGGTCAGCGACGGGGCGACCGGCGAGGACGACCGTCCCCGCGAGTGGTGGCTGGTCCGGTGGGTGCGCGCACTCGTCGACCTGTGGCGGCGCTCGCTGCGCTTCCGTGTCGTCACAAGCACCCTCATCCTCGGTCTCGTCGTCGTCTCGATCATCAGCCTGACGATGTACCGCTCGATCGCCGACGGCCTCGTCGACGACCGGATCGACCGCGCCCAGGCGGAGTCGCGCGACCTGACCAACGACGCCCAGTCGCGCTTCAACAGCTATGCCGGGACCCCCGCGGCGCCGGAGCTGTCGGTCTTCGCCAACACGGTCGTCAACACGACGCTCAAGGCGCCGGCTGGTGACGACAGCCGCTACGTCGTCTTCACCCGCAGCCTCGACAACACGACGGACCTGCGCATCCCCAGCGAGGAGTCGGACGACGTCTCGCTCGAGGCGATCCCGAGCTCGCTGCGCCAGTCCGTCTCCGCAGACCCCTCCCGGCAGTCGACGATGACCATCGACCTCGAGCGCGCCCCCCAGGACGGGGTCGGCTCCGAGCTGCCCGGAGCGCAGCCCCGGTCCGACGTCGTGCCGGCGGTCGTCGTCGGGTCGCAGGTCGAGGTGCCGAGCGCCGGGCCCTACGACATCTACCTCATCTACCCGATGGACCAGGAGCAGTCGACGCTCGCGACGATCTCGCGCTCCTTCATCCTGGGTGCGCTCTTCCTCATCGCCCTGGTCTCCGCGATCGCCTACATCGTGACGAGCATGATCGTCACCCCGGTGCGCCGGGCGGCGGCAGCCGCCGAGCGGCTCTCCTCCGGCCACCTCAACGAGCGCATGTCCGCGCGCGGCCACGACGACCTCGCCCTGCTCGGTCAGTCCTTCAACGACATGGCCGACAACCTCCAGACCCAGATCCGCCAGCTCGAGGGCCTCTCCCGGGTTCAGCAGCGCTTCGTCTCCGACGTCTCGCACGAGCTGCGCACCCCGCTGACGACGATCCGCATGGCCGCCGACCTGCTGCACTCCTCGCGCGACGAGATGGACCCGGTCGCCGGGCGCTCCGCGGAGCTCCTCCACGACGAGCTCGACCGCTTCGAGGAGCTGCTCGCCGACCTGCTCGAGATCAGCCGCTACGACGCGGGTGCGGCGGTGCTCGAGCAGGACCCCGTCGACCTCTTCGCCATCGTCGACCGGGTCGTCGACTCGACGGCGTCGATCGCCGACGCCCGGGGGAGCGAGGTCACCGTCCACCAGTCCCCGGGTCAGACGGCCGTCGCCGAGGTCGACGCGCGCCGCATCGAGCGCGTCCTGCGCAACCTCGTGGTCAATGCCATCGAGCACGGCGAGGGCCGCCCCGTCGACATCTGGGTCGACGCCGACGACGAGGCGGCCGCGGTGCTCGTCGAGGACCACGGCGTCGGGCTCAAGGCCGGCGAGGCCTCGCTCGTCTTCAACCGCTTCTGGCGCGCCGACCCGGCCCGGACCCGCACGACCGGCGGGTCCGGCCTCGGCCTCGCCATCGCCCTCGAGGACGCCCGGCTCCACCACGGGTGGCTGCAGGCATGGGGAGAGACCGGTGAGGGATCCCGCTTCCGCCTGACCGTGCCCCGCTCCGCCGGCGGCCCGCTCAGCTCCTCGCCCCTGCCGCTGACCCCCCGGGAGGGGGACCTGCCGGGGAGCTCGCGGTGA
- the raiA gene encoding ribosome hibernation-promoting factor, HPF/YfiA family has product MEIAITGRHVNVSDRLREYLDSKLSKVPQLDPRVQRIEVMVSHEPNPRQSKVSERVEITCRSKGPVIRAEACHDDRQAAVDLAVDKLLERLRRAHDKRHVLRGRRRTSVAAATADLTEPLATDLTNESGAEETDQFGTIGDSPVEVREKVHESAPMPLAEAVRRMELVGHDFFLFHDSDNDRPSVVYRRRGWSYGVIHLDVQDDVNGTAVNGTSVGEPVSVR; this is encoded by the coding sequence GTGGAAATTGCCATCACCGGACGCCATGTCAACGTCTCCGATCGACTGCGTGAGTACCTCGACAGCAAGCTGTCGAAGGTCCCGCAGCTCGACCCGCGCGTCCAGCGGATCGAGGTCATGGTGAGTCACGAGCCCAACCCCCGTCAGTCGAAGGTCAGCGAGCGCGTCGAGATCACGTGCCGGTCCAAGGGACCGGTCATCCGCGCCGAGGCCTGCCACGACGACCGGCAGGCCGCCGTCGACCTCGCCGTCGACAAGCTGCTCGAGCGCCTGCGCCGGGCCCACGACAAGCGGCACGTGCTGCGCGGCCGGCGCCGCACGTCCGTCGCGGCCGCGACCGCCGATCTCACCGAACCGCTGGCGACGGACCTCACGAACGAGAGCGGGGCCGAGGAGACCGACCAGTTCGGCACCATCGGCGACAGCCCGGTCGAGGTCCGCGAAAAGGTCCACGAGAGCGCCCCGATGCCGCTCGCCGAGGCCGTGCGCCGCATGGAGCTCGTCGGCCACGACTTCTTCCTCTTCCACGACTCCGACAACGACCGGCCGAGCGTCGTCTACCGCCGACGCGGCTGGTCCTACGGCGTCATCCACCTCGACGTCCAGGACGACGTCAACGGCACCGCCGTCAACGGCACCAGCGTCGGGGAGCCCGTCTCCGTCCGCTGA